A region of Heteronotia binoei isolate CCM8104 ecotype False Entrance Well chromosome 2, APGP_CSIRO_Hbin_v1, whole genome shotgun sequence DNA encodes the following proteins:
- the LRRC8B gene encoding volume-regulated anion channel subunit LRRC8B, with translation MITLTELRCLADAQSSYHILKPWWDVFCYYLTMIMLLVAVLAGALQLTQTRLLCCLPCKLEFDNHCAVPWDLVKSNLNISSSSATPVILPLRIQNYLHRQQYSYIDAVCYERELHWFAKFFPYLVLLHTFIFAACSNFWLYYPSTSSRLEHFVAILHKCFDSPWTTRALSETVTEQSVRTLSFSKSKTFFPSPTNLTESESKRQSISFSQTGLEAAGKESSSSVLDRKEGEQAKAIFEKVKRFRMHVEEKDVIYRVYLKQIVFKVIVFVLIMIYVPYYLTFITLEIDCVVDIQVFTGYKRYQCVYSLAEIFKVLASFYVILVILYGLTCTYSLLWMLRSSLKEYSFEKLREQSNYSDIPDVKNDFAFMLHVADQYDPLYSKRFSIFLSEVSENKLKQISLNNEWPLDRLKSRLIRNSQDKMALHLFMLNGLPDDVFELTEIEVLSLELIPEVKLPPSVSQLVNLKEVNVYYSSLTVEFPALHFLEENLKVLRLKSADLGKIPRWTFYLKNLQELYLTGCYVLEPQNLFYNESFEDLVSLKAIHLKISLSRIPQVVTDQLPSLQKLSIDNEGKKLLVLTTLKKLVNLRTLELINCDLERIPHSIFSLNNLHEIDLKENNLRTVEEIISFQHLENLSCLKLWHNNISYIPVQIGTLANLEQLYLDHNNIKKIPLQLFLCTKLHYLDLSYNKLTIIPAEIQYLTNLQYFAVTKNHIDELPDELFQCRKLQHLLLGYNSLTNLSPCVGGLLNLVQLELIGNHLESLPAELEECNSLKRSCLIVEDRLLMTLPLRVTEHLQICLDRV, from the exons ATGATTACATTAACTGAACTCAGATGTTTAGCAGATGCCCAGTCATCGTACCACATCTTGAAACCATGGTGGGATGTCTTCTGCTATTACCTCACCATGATAATGCTGCTTGTTGCTGTTCTTGCTGGGGCTCTCCAGCTCACTCAAACTAGATTATTATGTTGTCTTCCGTGCAAGCTTGAGTTTGACAATCATTGTGCGGTGCCTTGGGATTTGGTCAAAAGCAACCTTAATATATCCTCCAGTTCTGCTACACCAGTAATCCTCCCCCTCAGAATCCAGAACTATCTTCATCGACAACAGTATTCTTATATCGATGCTGTGTGTTATGAAAGGGAGCTTCATTGGTTTGCCAAATTTTTTCCATACCTAGTGCTTCTCCATACTTTCATTTTTGCAGCTTGCAGTAATTTTTGGCTTTACTATCCCAGCACAAGTTCAAGGCTAGAGCACTTCGTAGCCATACTTCACAAATGTTTTGATTCTCCTTGGACAACTCGTGCCCTGTCAGAAACAGTTACTGAACAGTCTGTGAGGACTTTGTCATTTTCAAAATCTAAAACATTTTTTCCCTCCCCTACCAATTTAACAGAATCGGAGAGCAAGCGGCAATCTATATCTTTCTCACAGACAGGATTAGAAGCTGCTGGGAAAGAGAGTTCTTCAAGTGTTCtagacagaaaagaaggagagcaAGCGAAAGCAATTTTTGAAAAAGTGAAAAGATTCAGGATGCATGTAGAAGAAAAAGATGTAATTTACAGAGTGTACTTAAAACAGATTGTCTTCAAGGTCATTGTTTTTGTGCTAATCATGATTTATGTTCCCTATTATTTAACCTTTATTACTCTTGAAATTGACTGTGTAGTTGATATTCAAGTTTTTACTGGGTACAAGAGATACCAGTGTGTTTACTCTTTAGCTGAAATTTTTAAAGTGCTAGCTTCGTTTTATGTTATTCTGGTGATCTTGTATGGCCTGACTTGTACTTACAGTTTGTTATGGATGCTGAGAAGTTCACTCAAAGAATATTCTTTTGAGAAACTGAGGGAGCAGAGCAATTACAGTGATATTCCTGATGTGAAAAATGACTTTGCATTTATGCTTCATGTAGCAGACCAGTATGATCCTCTGTATTCAAAAAGGTTCTCAATATTCCTCTCTGAGGTGAGTGAAAACAAGTTGAAGCAGATCAGCCTAAATAACGAATGGCCTTTAGACAGGTTGAAAAGCAGGCTGATACGAAACTCCCAGGACAAGATGGCACTTCACCTTTTCATGCTTAATGGTCTTCCAGATGATGTCTTTGAACTGACAGAGATCGAAGTTCTAAGCCTGGAGCTTATTCCTGAAGTTAAGCTTCCTCCATCTGTAAGCCAGCTAGTCAATCTCAAGGAAGTAAATGTTTATTATTCATCATTAACTGTGGAGTTTCCAGCACTTCACTTCTTAGAAGAAAATTTAAAGGTTCTACGTTTAAAATCAGCTGACCTGGGAAAGATTCCACGATGGACTTTTTATCTAAAAAATTTGCAGGAACTGTATCTTACTGGATGTTATGTCCTAGAACCCCAGAATCTCTTCTACAATGAGAGTTTTGAGGATCTTGTGAGTCTGAAAGCAATTCACTTAAAGATTAGCCTTTCCCGCATACCTCAGGTGGTGACAGACCAGTTGCCTTCACTACAAAAGTTATCTATTGACAATGAGGGGAAAAAACTGCTAGTGTTAACCACCTTGAAGAAATTGGTAAACCTGAGAACATTGGAATTAATCAACTGTGACCTGGAGCGTATTCCACATTCCATCTTCAGCCTGAACAACTTGCATGAAATAGATTTGAAAGAAAACAATCTCCGAACAGTAGAGGAAATTATTAGTTTTCAACACCTTGAGAACCTTTCTTGCCTGAAATTGTGGCACAACAACATCTCATACATCCCAGTGCAGATTGGAACCTTAGCAAATCTGGAGCAGCTCTACTTAGATcataataacattaaaaaaataccactgcAACTTTTTCTTTGCACAAAGCTGCATTATTTAGACCTTAGTTATAACAAATTAACCATTATTCCTGCAGAAATCCAGTATTTAACAAATCTGCAGTACTTTGCTGTAACGAAGAACCAT attGATGAACTTCCAGATGAATTGTTTCAGTGCAGAAAACTTCAACATTTGCTTCTGGGATATAACAGCCTGACAAATTTGTCCCCTTGTGTTGGTGGACTCTTGAACCTTGTTCAGCTGGAACTCATAGGAAACCACTTGGAGTCTCTTCCTGCTGAGCTGGAGGAATGCAATTCACTGAAGCGGAGTTGTTTAATTGTAGAAGACCGTTTATTAATGACTCTTCCTCTTCGTGTGACAGAGCACTTGCAAATATGTTTGGACAGAGtctga